Proteins co-encoded in one Medicago truncatula cultivar Jemalong A17 chromosome 8, MtrunA17r5.0-ANR, whole genome shotgun sequence genomic window:
- the LOC11424341 gene encoding helicase sen1 isoform X2 codes for MEVLQWLLTEEPGLVPKQKEVKGIEASHAIRAANIPGKRKIDQQKEKMLGKKRTRQTMFLNLEDVKQAGPIKTSTPRRQAFTSPVISRTVKEVRTIPAQVERAGIAKDPNLVDSSSGEGVSQIETHEPKSDCNGDNSIQFGRSRRINSEAEPPIEANLPPIPRQGSWKQQTDLRQQKNAFVSNRKSGQSGQSSNDVRLGNKKYPSIKKQAPVSFQSQDSSVERLIREVTSEKFWHHPGETDLKCVPGKFESVEEYVRVFEPLLFEECRAQLYSTWEESTETVSRDTHIMVRVKANESRERGWYDVKLLPAHEFKWSFKEGDVAILSTPRPGSVRSKQNNSSLGHDSGESEITGRVVGTVRRHIPIDTRDPPGAILHYYVGDSYDPSRGDDDHIVRKLQTGSIWYLTVLGSLATTQREYVALHAFRRLNMQMQSAILQPSPEHFPKYEQQTPAMPECFTPNFTEYLRRTFNEPQLAAIQWAAMHTAAGTSSVATKRQEPWPFTLVQGPPGTGKTHTVWGMLNVIHLVQYQHYYTSLLKHVAPESYKQANELNSDNAPTGSIDEVLQNMDQNLLRTLPKLVPKPRMLVCAPSNAATDELLSRVLDRGFIDGEMKVYRPDVARVGVDSQTRAAQAVSVERRTEQLLVKTREEVMGWMQQLRNREAQYTQQLHCLHRELNATAAAVRSQGSVGVDPDLLMARDQNRDVLLQNLASVVEGRDKVLVEMSRLAVLEGRFRPGSGFNLEEARASLEASFANEAEIVFTTVSSSGRKLFSRLSHGFDMVVIDEAAQASEVGVLPPLSLGAARCVLVGDPQQLPATVISKAAGTLMYSRSLFERFQQAGCPTMLLSVQYRMHPQIRDFPSRYFYQGRLSDSESVIKLPDEAYYKDPLLRPYIFYDIRHGRESHRGGSVSYQNIHEAQFCLRLYEHIQKTVKSLGLPKISVGIITPYKLQLKCLQREFEEVLNSEEGKDIYINTVDAFQGQERDVIIMSCVRASTHGVGFVADIRRMNVALTRARRALWVMGNANALIQSEDWAALIADARSRNCYMDMDSIPKDFLVTKGPVYTPLPGKPPSNMRGIRSGGPRYNRSMEMHTESRVGAPSEDDERMNGASASSRNGNHRPSRYLTENSLDDSRDAWQHGNQKRQGSTGTMAKRDV; via the exons ATGGAAGTTCTGCAGTGGCTTCTGACA GAGGAACCTGGTTTAGTTCCCAAGCAAAAAGAGGTGAAGGGTATTGAAGCAAGTCATGCAATTAGGGCTGCAAATATTCCTGGGAAGAGGAAGATTGACCAACAGAAAGAGAAAATGTTGGGAAAGAAACGTACTAGACAGACCATGTTTCTTAACTTGGAAGATGTCAAGCAAGCAGGTCCTATTAAAACCTCAACCCCAAGAAGACAGGCTTTCACATCGCCAGTTATAAGTCGTACCGTGAAGGAAGTTCGTACTATTCCTGCACAAGTTGAACGTGCTGGAATAGCTAAGGATCCGAATCTTGTTGACTCTTCTTCTGGTGAAGGTGTAAGTCAAATTGAAACACATGAACCTAAATCTGATTGTAATGGTGATAATTCTATACAATTTGGTAGGTCTAGGAGGATAAACAGTGAGGCAGAACCTCCTATAGAGGCCAATTTACCACCCATACCAAGGCAGGGGTCATGGAAACAACAGACAGATTTGAGGCAGCAGAAGAATGCATTTGTTTCTAATAGGAAGTCGGGACAGAGTGGTCAAAGCTCTAATGATGTTAGACTGGGAAACAAGAAATATCCTTCTATCAAGAAGCAAGCTCCTGTCAGTTTTCAGTCCCAGGACTCATCGGTTGAACGCCTCATACGGGAGGTAACCAGTGAAAAGTTTTGGCACCACCCAG GAGAGACCGATTTAAAGTGTGTTCCTGGAAAGTTTGAATCAGTGGAAGAGTATGTTCGAgtatttgagcctttgctttttgAGGAATGCCGTGCTCAACTTTACAGTACTTGGGAAGAATCAACAGAAACAGTGTCAAGGGATACTCATATTATGGTGCGGGTGAAGGCAAATGAGTCAAGAGAAAGAG GTTGGTATGATGTGAAATTACTTCCAGCACATGAGTTCAAATGGTCATTTAAGGAGGGCGATGTTGCAATTCTTTCAACCCCTAGGCCTGGATCAG TCAGATCCAAGCAGAACAATTCATCTTTAGGTCACGATAGCGGGGAATCAGAAATCACTGGACGTGTGGTTGGTACAGTTAGGCGACACATACCCATTGATACCCGCGATCCTCCTGGTGCAATACTCCATTACTATGTGGGGGATTCTTATGATCCCAGCAG GGGTGACGATGATCATATCGTACGGAAACTTCAAACTGGAAGCATCTGGTATCTCACAGTCCTTGGTTCTCTTGCTACTACACAGAGAGAATATGTTGCTCTGCATGCATTTCGTCGCTTAAACATGCAG ATGCAAAGTGCAATTCTGCAGCCTAGTCCTGAACACTTCCCGAAATATGAGCAGCAGACCCCGGCAATGCCTGAATGCTTCACGCCAAACTTTACCGAGTATCTGCGCAGGACCTTTAACGAACCCCAGTTGGCTGCAATCCAATGGGCAGCTATGCATACAGCTGCTGGTACAAGTAGTGTGGCAACAAAGAGGCAAGAACCTTGGCCTTTTACTCTTGTTCAAGGACCTCCAGGAACAGGAAAAACACATACAGTATGGGGAATGTTGAATGTCATTCACCTTGTGCAGTATCAACACTACTACACCTCTTTGCTTAAGCATGTAGCTCCTGAAAGCTACAAGCAAGCTAATGAGCTCAATTCAGATAATGCCCCTACAGGGTCCATCGATGAAGTTCTTCAAAACATGGACCAAAATCTCTTACGAACTTTGCCTAAACTAGTCCCAAAGCCTAGAATGTTGGTATGTGCTCCTTCTAATGCTGCCACTGATGAGCTTCTTTCCCGTGTCCTTGATCGTGGATTTATTGATGGAGAGATGAAAGTATATCGACCTGATGTAGCACGGGTTGGGGTTGATTCTCAGACACGTGCTGCCCAAGCAGTTTCTGTGGAGCGGAGAACTGAACAACTTTTAGTCAAGACTCGGGAGGAAGTTATGGGATGGATGCAACAGTTGAGGAATCGTGAAGCACAGTATACTCAACAGTTGCACTGTCTTCATAGAGAACTGAATGCTACTGCTGCTGCTGTTCGTTCCCAAGGATCTGTCGGCGTTGACCCCGACCTTCTCATGGCCCGTGATCAGAATCGGGATGTTTTGCTACAGAACCTTGCCTCTGTAGTCGAAGGCAGGGATAAGGTTCTGGTCGAGATGTCCCGCCTTGCTGTTTTGGAAGGTAGGTTTCGACCTGGCAGTGGTTTCAATTTGGAAGAGGCCCGTGCTAGTCTGGAGGCCAGTTTTGCCAATGAAGCTGAAATAGTTTTCACTACTGTTTCTAGCAGTGGCCGCAAGTTGTTTTCTCGTCTTTCCCATGGATTTGATATGGTAGTAATTGACGAGGCAGCCCAAGCCAGTGAGGTGGGAGTTCTTCCTCCCCTTTCTCTTGGGGCAGCACGATGTGTTCTTGTTGGAGATCCTCAACAGCTTCCTGCTACAGTTATCAGCAAGGCTGCAGGAACCTTGATGTACAGCAGGAGTCTTTTTGAAAGGTTCCAACAAGCAGGATGCCCAACAATGTTGTTGTCTGTTCAATATAGAATGCATCCCCAAATTAGGGATTTCCCTTCTAGGTACTTTTATCAGGGGCGCCTTAGTGACAGTGAAAGTGTGATTAAATTGCCTGACGAAGCATACTATAAAGACCCTTTACTTAGACCTTATATATTCTATGACATCAGACATGGGCGGGAGTCTCACAGAGGTGGATCAGTCTCCTACCAAAACATACACGAAGCACAATTTTGTCTCCGATTGTATGAGCATATTCAGAAAACAGTGAAATCTTTGGGTCTGCCAAAGATTTCTGTTGGCATAATTACTCCTTACAAGCTGCAGTTGAAATGCCTCCAACGTGAGTTTGAGGAAGTCTTAAATTCAGAAGAAGGGAAGGATATATATATCAACACAGTAGATGCTTTCCAAGGTCAAGAGCGTGATGTGATCATAATGTCTTGTGTGCGTGCATCGACTCATGGGGTTGGTTTCGTTGCTGATATACGTCGAATGAATGTTGCCCTTACACGTGCAAGAAGGGCCCTTTGG GTGATGGGAAATGCAAATGCTCTGATACAATCCGAAGATTGGGCTGCATTGATTGCAGATGCAAGATCCCGAAATTGCTACATGGACATGGATTCTATTCCCAAGGACTTTCTGGTGACCAAGGGACCTGTTTACACACCATTGCCCGGTAAACCACCCTCAAATATGAGGGGAATAAGATCAGGCGGGCCAAGATATAATAGATCAATGGAGATGCATACGGAATCCAGGGTGGGAGCACCATCTGAAGATGATGAGAGGATGAATGGCGCTTCAGCAAGCTCCAGAAATGGGAACCATCGTCCATCAAGGTATTTAACCGAGAACTCCTTGGATGATTCCAGAGATGCTTGGCAGCATGGCAATCAGAAGAGGCAAGGTTCAACTGGAACCATGGCAAAGAGAGACGTATAG
- the LOC11424341 gene encoding uncharacterized ATP-dependent helicase C29A10.10c isoform X1: MGSGGRPLFDFDLNEPPTEDNDEKDSVFCFQPQKTQPSTNSHSSDLLVASTAAQGIMNNHAFSHASTVSGFQPFIRSKSASVPGADSDLKNAGDSGAKSSSKFIKDEDVKVKESHISGLTKAQSTEREEGEWSDDEGFADANGGNNPPQQSHAPEEQTTSVAVNGSSAVASDSKSSNIKSSNSNSLNDEKNSRASIGLESDSSEQKNNGIPNSESNVKSEASIDAQEEPGLVPKQKEVKGIEASHAIRAANIPGKRKIDQQKEKMLGKKRTRQTMFLNLEDVKQAGPIKTSTPRRQAFTSPVISRTVKEVRTIPAQVERAGIAKDPNLVDSSSGEGVSQIETHEPKSDCNGDNSIQFGRSRRINSEAEPPIEANLPPIPRQGSWKQQTDLRQQKNAFVSNRKSGQSGQSSNDVRLGNKKYPSIKKQAPVSFQSQDSSVERLIREVTSEKFWHHPGETDLKCVPGKFESVEEYVRVFEPLLFEECRAQLYSTWEESTETVSRDTHIMVRVKANESRERGWYDVKLLPAHEFKWSFKEGDVAILSTPRPGSVRSKQNNSSLGHDSGESEITGRVVGTVRRHIPIDTRDPPGAILHYYVGDSYDPSRGDDDHIVRKLQTGSIWYLTVLGSLATTQREYVALHAFRRLNMQMQSAILQPSPEHFPKYEQQTPAMPECFTPNFTEYLRRTFNEPQLAAIQWAAMHTAAGTSSVATKRQEPWPFTLVQGPPGTGKTHTVWGMLNVIHLVQYQHYYTSLLKHVAPESYKQANELNSDNAPTGSIDEVLQNMDQNLLRTLPKLVPKPRMLVCAPSNAATDELLSRVLDRGFIDGEMKVYRPDVARVGVDSQTRAAQAVSVERRTEQLLVKTREEVMGWMQQLRNREAQYTQQLHCLHRELNATAAAVRSQGSVGVDPDLLMARDQNRDVLLQNLASVVEGRDKVLVEMSRLAVLEGRFRPGSGFNLEEARASLEASFANEAEIVFTTVSSSGRKLFSRLSHGFDMVVIDEAAQASEVGVLPPLSLGAARCVLVGDPQQLPATVISKAAGTLMYSRSLFERFQQAGCPTMLLSVQYRMHPQIRDFPSRYFYQGRLSDSESVIKLPDEAYYKDPLLRPYIFYDIRHGRESHRGGSVSYQNIHEAQFCLRLYEHIQKTVKSLGLPKISVGIITPYKLQLKCLQREFEEVLNSEEGKDIYINTVDAFQGQERDVIIMSCVRASTHGVGFVADIRRMNVALTRARRALWVMGNANALIQSEDWAALIADARSRNCYMDMDSIPKDFLVTKGPVYTPLPGKPPSNMRGIRSGGPRYNRSMEMHTESRVGAPSEDDERMNGASASSRNGNHRPSRYLTENSLDDSRDAWQHGNQKRQGSTGTMAKRDV; this comes from the exons ATGGGTTCCGGAGGAAGACCGTTATTTGATTTTGACCTCAACGAGCCACCTACAGAAGATAATGATGAGAAGGATAGTGTTTTCTGCTTCCAGCCCCAAAAGACCCAACCATCAACAAATTCCCATTCTTCAGACTTACTTGTAGCTTCTACTGCTGCTCAAGGAATAATGAATAATCACGCATTTTCTCATGCCTCAACCGTCTCGGGATTTCAACCTTTTATTCGTTCTAAATCTGCAAGTGTCCCTGGCGCGGATTCTGATCTTAAGAATGCAGGAGATTCGGGTGCAAAGTCCTCCTCTAAGTTCATTAAAGACGAGGATGTTAAAGTTAAGGAATCACACATATCTGGCTTGACAAAAGCACAATCTACAGAAAGGGAAGAGGGTGAGTGGTCTGACGATGAGGGTTTTGCTGATGCAAATGGAGGTAATAATCCGCCGCAACAAAGTCATGCTCCAGAAGAACAAACAACATCTGTAGCAGTGAATGGAAGTTCTGCAGTGGCTTCTGACAGTAAGTCTAGCAATATCAAGAGTTCTAATTCTAATAGtttaaatgatgaaaagaaTAGCCGTGCTTCTATAGGTCTAGAATCAGATAGTAGTGAACAAAAAAACAATGGTATcccaaattcagaaagcaaTGTAAAAAGTGAAGCTTCTATTGATGCACAGGAGGAACCTGGTTTAGTTCCCAAGCAAAAAGAGGTGAAGGGTATTGAAGCAAGTCATGCAATTAGGGCTGCAAATATTCCTGGGAAGAGGAAGATTGACCAACAGAAAGAGAAAATGTTGGGAAAGAAACGTACTAGACAGACCATGTTTCTTAACTTGGAAGATGTCAAGCAAGCAGGTCCTATTAAAACCTCAACCCCAAGAAGACAGGCTTTCACATCGCCAGTTATAAGTCGTACCGTGAAGGAAGTTCGTACTATTCCTGCACAAGTTGAACGTGCTGGAATAGCTAAGGATCCGAATCTTGTTGACTCTTCTTCTGGTGAAGGTGTAAGTCAAATTGAAACACATGAACCTAAATCTGATTGTAATGGTGATAATTCTATACAATTTGGTAGGTCTAGGAGGATAAACAGTGAGGCAGAACCTCCTATAGAGGCCAATTTACCACCCATACCAAGGCAGGGGTCATGGAAACAACAGACAGATTTGAGGCAGCAGAAGAATGCATTTGTTTCTAATAGGAAGTCGGGACAGAGTGGTCAAAGCTCTAATGATGTTAGACTGGGAAACAAGAAATATCCTTCTATCAAGAAGCAAGCTCCTGTCAGTTTTCAGTCCCAGGACTCATCGGTTGAACGCCTCATACGGGAGGTAACCAGTGAAAAGTTTTGGCACCACCCAG GAGAGACCGATTTAAAGTGTGTTCCTGGAAAGTTTGAATCAGTGGAAGAGTATGTTCGAgtatttgagcctttgctttttgAGGAATGCCGTGCTCAACTTTACAGTACTTGGGAAGAATCAACAGAAACAGTGTCAAGGGATACTCATATTATGGTGCGGGTGAAGGCAAATGAGTCAAGAGAAAGAG GTTGGTATGATGTGAAATTACTTCCAGCACATGAGTTCAAATGGTCATTTAAGGAGGGCGATGTTGCAATTCTTTCAACCCCTAGGCCTGGATCAG TCAGATCCAAGCAGAACAATTCATCTTTAGGTCACGATAGCGGGGAATCAGAAATCACTGGACGTGTGGTTGGTACAGTTAGGCGACACATACCCATTGATACCCGCGATCCTCCTGGTGCAATACTCCATTACTATGTGGGGGATTCTTATGATCCCAGCAG GGGTGACGATGATCATATCGTACGGAAACTTCAAACTGGAAGCATCTGGTATCTCACAGTCCTTGGTTCTCTTGCTACTACACAGAGAGAATATGTTGCTCTGCATGCATTTCGTCGCTTAAACATGCAG ATGCAAAGTGCAATTCTGCAGCCTAGTCCTGAACACTTCCCGAAATATGAGCAGCAGACCCCGGCAATGCCTGAATGCTTCACGCCAAACTTTACCGAGTATCTGCGCAGGACCTTTAACGAACCCCAGTTGGCTGCAATCCAATGGGCAGCTATGCATACAGCTGCTGGTACAAGTAGTGTGGCAACAAAGAGGCAAGAACCTTGGCCTTTTACTCTTGTTCAAGGACCTCCAGGAACAGGAAAAACACATACAGTATGGGGAATGTTGAATGTCATTCACCTTGTGCAGTATCAACACTACTACACCTCTTTGCTTAAGCATGTAGCTCCTGAAAGCTACAAGCAAGCTAATGAGCTCAATTCAGATAATGCCCCTACAGGGTCCATCGATGAAGTTCTTCAAAACATGGACCAAAATCTCTTACGAACTTTGCCTAAACTAGTCCCAAAGCCTAGAATGTTGGTATGTGCTCCTTCTAATGCTGCCACTGATGAGCTTCTTTCCCGTGTCCTTGATCGTGGATTTATTGATGGAGAGATGAAAGTATATCGACCTGATGTAGCACGGGTTGGGGTTGATTCTCAGACACGTGCTGCCCAAGCAGTTTCTGTGGAGCGGAGAACTGAACAACTTTTAGTCAAGACTCGGGAGGAAGTTATGGGATGGATGCAACAGTTGAGGAATCGTGAAGCACAGTATACTCAACAGTTGCACTGTCTTCATAGAGAACTGAATGCTACTGCTGCTGCTGTTCGTTCCCAAGGATCTGTCGGCGTTGACCCCGACCTTCTCATGGCCCGTGATCAGAATCGGGATGTTTTGCTACAGAACCTTGCCTCTGTAGTCGAAGGCAGGGATAAGGTTCTGGTCGAGATGTCCCGCCTTGCTGTTTTGGAAGGTAGGTTTCGACCTGGCAGTGGTTTCAATTTGGAAGAGGCCCGTGCTAGTCTGGAGGCCAGTTTTGCCAATGAAGCTGAAATAGTTTTCACTACTGTTTCTAGCAGTGGCCGCAAGTTGTTTTCTCGTCTTTCCCATGGATTTGATATGGTAGTAATTGACGAGGCAGCCCAAGCCAGTGAGGTGGGAGTTCTTCCTCCCCTTTCTCTTGGGGCAGCACGATGTGTTCTTGTTGGAGATCCTCAACAGCTTCCTGCTACAGTTATCAGCAAGGCTGCAGGAACCTTGATGTACAGCAGGAGTCTTTTTGAAAGGTTCCAACAAGCAGGATGCCCAACAATGTTGTTGTCTGTTCAATATAGAATGCATCCCCAAATTAGGGATTTCCCTTCTAGGTACTTTTATCAGGGGCGCCTTAGTGACAGTGAAAGTGTGATTAAATTGCCTGACGAAGCATACTATAAAGACCCTTTACTTAGACCTTATATATTCTATGACATCAGACATGGGCGGGAGTCTCACAGAGGTGGATCAGTCTCCTACCAAAACATACACGAAGCACAATTTTGTCTCCGATTGTATGAGCATATTCAGAAAACAGTGAAATCTTTGGGTCTGCCAAAGATTTCTGTTGGCATAATTACTCCTTACAAGCTGCAGTTGAAATGCCTCCAACGTGAGTTTGAGGAAGTCTTAAATTCAGAAGAAGGGAAGGATATATATATCAACACAGTAGATGCTTTCCAAGGTCAAGAGCGTGATGTGATCATAATGTCTTGTGTGCGTGCATCGACTCATGGGGTTGGTTTCGTTGCTGATATACGTCGAATGAATGTTGCCCTTACACGTGCAAGAAGGGCCCTTTGG GTGATGGGAAATGCAAATGCTCTGATACAATCCGAAGATTGGGCTGCATTGATTGCAGATGCAAGATCCCGAAATTGCTACATGGACATGGATTCTATTCCCAAGGACTTTCTGGTGACCAAGGGACCTGTTTACACACCATTGCCCGGTAAACCACCCTCAAATATGAGGGGAATAAGATCAGGCGGGCCAAGATATAATAGATCAATGGAGATGCATACGGAATCCAGGGTGGGAGCACCATCTGAAGATGATGAGAGGATGAATGGCGCTTCAGCAAGCTCCAGAAATGGGAACCATCGTCCATCAAGGTATTTAACCGAGAACTCCTTGGATGATTCCAGAGATGCTTGGCAGCATGGCAATCAGAAGAGGCAAGGTTCAACTGGAACCATGGCAAAGAGAGACGTATAG